One window from the genome of Vespula pensylvanica isolate Volc-1 chromosome 11, ASM1446617v1, whole genome shotgun sequence encodes:
- the LOC122633084 gene encoding putative RNA-binding protein Luc7-like 2 isoform X2 — protein sequence MSCCTCHSHMRVTRMDLGECPQIHDLALRADYEAAQKKKDHFYDIDAMEHLQNFIADCDRRTEQAKQRLAETQEELSAEVAAKANNVHVLAEEIGKKLAKAEQLGEEGFVEESMKLMGEIDELRKKKNEAEQEYRNSMPASSYQQQKLRVCEVCSAYLGIHDNDRRLADHFGGKLHLGFIKIREKLAELQKTVEERRKEKRDSLLDRRRDRDREDRDKDRDRSDRGRGLGYKERDRDRDRDRDREQRDRDRDRDRDRERDRDRDRERDRDRDRDRDRDRDRERDRDRDRDRDRRDRDRDRDRRKSRSRSRSRGKRSKRSRSGSRGRRSRSRRSGSNDRKR from the exons CGCATGGACCTGGGAGAATGCCCCCAGATTCACGACTTGGCCCTACGGGCTGACTATGAGGCAGcacaaaagaagaaggatcatttttatgatattgat GCTATGGAACATCTACAAAATTTTATCGCGGACTGCGATCGTCGTACTGAACAAGCAAAACAACGTCTCGCAGAAACACAAGAAGAATTAAGTGCAGAGGTTGCAGCAAAAGCAAACAATGTACATGTTCTTGCCGAAGAGATTGGTAAGAAATTAGCTAAGGCTGAACAGCTAGGGGAAGAAGGTTTTGTTGAGGAATCTATGAAGCTGATGGGTGAAATCGATGAActacgtaagaaaaagaatgaagctGAGCAAGAATATCGAAATAGTATGCCAGCGTCGAGTTATCAGCAACAAAAATTGAGAGTGTGTGAAGTGTGTAGCGCATATCTTGGTATTCATGATAATGATAGAAGATTGGCTGATCATTTTGGTGGAAAGTTACATCttggttttattaaaatcagaGAAAAGCTGGCAGAATTACAGAAGACAGTTGAGGAAAGACGTAAAGAAAAACGTGACTCGTTATTAGACAGACgacgagatagagatagagaggatcGTGACAAAGATCGTGATAGATCGGATAGGGGACGTGGTTTgggatataaagaaagagatcgtgATCGTGATCGAGATCGCGACCGTGAACAACGTGATCGTGATCGAGACCGTGACCGTGATCGTGAACGCGACCGTGATCGCGACCGTGAACGCGATCGTGACCGAGATCGTGATCGCGACCGTGATCGTGATCGTGAACGCGACCGTGACCGTGACCGTGACCGTGACcgcagagatagagatagagatagagacagaaggAAGTCACGATCTCGAAGTCGTAGTCGAGGGAAGAG ATCGAAACGTTCGCGAAGTGGCAGTCGTGGCcgtcgatctcgatctcgacgCAGTGGATCGAACGATCGGAAGAGATAA
- the LOC122633084 gene encoding putative RNA-binding protein Luc7-like 2 isoform X3 — MDLGECPQIHDLALRADYEAAQKKKDHFYDIDAMEHLQNFIADCDRRTEQAKQRLAETQEELSAEVAAKANNVHVLAEEIGKKLAKAEQLGEEGFVEESMKLMGEIDELRKKKNEAEQEYRNSMPASSYQQQKLRVCEVCSAYLGIHDNDRRLADHFGGKLHLGFIKIREKLAELQKTVEERRKEKRDSLLDRRRDRDREDRDKDRDRSDRGRGLGYKERDRDRDRDRDREQRDRDRDRDRDRERDRDRDRERDRDRDRDRDRDRDRERDRDRDRDRDRRDRDRDRDRRKSRSRSRSRGKRSKRSRSGSRGRRSRSRRSGSNDRKR; from the exons ATGGACCTGGGAGAATGCCCCCAGATTCACGACTTGGCCCTACGGGCTGACTATGAGGCAGcacaaaagaagaaggatcatttttatgatattgat GCTATGGAACATCTACAAAATTTTATCGCGGACTGCGATCGTCGTACTGAACAAGCAAAACAACGTCTCGCAGAAACACAAGAAGAATTAAGTGCAGAGGTTGCAGCAAAAGCAAACAATGTACATGTTCTTGCCGAAGAGATTGGTAAGAAATTAGCTAAGGCTGAACAGCTAGGGGAAGAAGGTTTTGTTGAGGAATCTATGAAGCTGATGGGTGAAATCGATGAActacgtaagaaaaagaatgaagctGAGCAAGAATATCGAAATAGTATGCCAGCGTCGAGTTATCAGCAACAAAAATTGAGAGTGTGTGAAGTGTGTAGCGCATATCTTGGTATTCATGATAATGATAGAAGATTGGCTGATCATTTTGGTGGAAAGTTACATCttggttttattaaaatcagaGAAAAGCTGGCAGAATTACAGAAGACAGTTGAGGAAAGACGTAAAGAAAAACGTGACTCGTTATTAGACAGACgacgagatagagatagagaggatcGTGACAAAGATCGTGATAGATCGGATAGGGGACGTGGTTTgggatataaagaaagagatcgtgATCGTGATCGAGATCGCGACCGTGAACAACGTGATCGTGATCGAGACCGTGACCGTGATCGTGAACGCGACCGTGATCGCGACCGTGAACGCGATCGTGACCGAGATCGTGATCGCGACCGTGATCGTGATCGTGAACGCGACCGTGACCGTGACCGTGACCGTGACcgcagagatagagatagagatagagacagaaggAAGTCACGATCTCGAAGTCGTAGTCGAGGGAAGAG ATCGAAACGTTCGCGAAGTGGCAGTCGTGGCcgtcgatctcgatctcgacgCAGTGGATCGAACGATCGGAAGAGATAA
- the LOC122633077 gene encoding SHC-transforming protein 1 isoform X2, which translates to MATGGSFISKPARGWLHPDHLVSKEGISYMVKYIGCLEVYTSMKSLDFETRSCVAKECINRVCEAVGLKSADKKRRVDRKVLRAIADKPRMEHAGTNINLTISSSSLSLTNLETGQVIAKHDMPRISFASGGDTDILDFVAYVAKDMHEWRACYVLECEGGLAQDVISTIGQAFEIRFKEFLTKPNSLHPVLNGMREADRDYYNDLPGKVPPDIGPPPVPPLPNAASTLPNLKHHSTQNQITRCNPQNSILHDTCSIDNNRQLQQWTDGTTSSFNAVHEHNYMNDSVILANRDNHRENTSLFDVFDMQPFSSAISEMNKLSPRSQKNQLKQEIWFHGSVSRAEAESMLMRDGDFLVRESQGSPGQYVLTGMNNNTPKHLLLIDPEGVVRTKDRVFDSVSHLVNHHCDNLLPIISADSVLVLRHPIPRQTNY; encoded by the exons ATGGCGACGGGTGGTAGTTTTATAAGTAAACCAGCTAGAGGATGGTTACATCCCGATCATTTAGTGAGCAAAGAAGGGATTAGCTATATGGTAAAA TATATAGGATGTCTTGAAGTATATACTTCTATGAAGAGCCTAGATTTTGAAACAAGATCATGTGTTGCTAA GGAATGTATAAATAGAGTTTGTGAAGCAGTTGGATTAAAATCAgctgataaaaaaagaagg gTTGACAGAAAAGTTTTAAGAGCAATAGCTGATAAGCCTCGCATGGAGCATGCAGGTACTAACATCAACTTGACAATTAGCAGTAGTAGTTTGTCTTTAACTAATTTAGAAACTGGACAAGTTATTGCGAAACATGATATGCCACGTATATCTTTTGCTTCTGGTGGTGATAca gatATATTAGATTTTGTTGCATATGTTGCCAAAGATATGCATGAATGGCGTGCGTGTTATGTTCTGGAGTGTGAAGGTGGATTAGCGCAAGACGTTATATCTACAATCGGTCAAGCATTCGAAATAAGATTCAAAGAATTTCTTACTAAACCAAATTCATTACA tcCTGTATTAAATGGTATGAGAGAAGCAGATAGAGATTATTATAACGATCTGCCAGGAAAGGTGCCACCAGATATTGGTCCACCACCAGTGCCACCTTTACCTAATGCAGCATCAACATTACCAAATTTAAAACATCATTCTACACAAAACCAAATAACACGTTGTAATCCACAAAACTCTATATTACATGATACTTGCTCTATTGATAATAACAGACAACTTCAACAATGGACAG ATGGAACTACCTCAAGTTTTAATGCAGTGCATGAACACAATTACATGAATGACAGTGTTATACTTGCAAACAGAGACAATCATCGTGAAAACACGTCACTTTTTGATGTTTTCGATATGC aaccaTTCAGTTCTGCTATAtcagaaatgaataaattaagtCCACGTTCGCAGAAAAATCAATTGAAGCAAGAAATATGGTTTCATGGTAGTGTTAGTCGTGCCGAAGCAGAGTCTATGCTCATGAGA GACGGAGATTTTCTAGTACGTGAATCACAAGGATCACCAGGTCAATATGTTCTTACTGGTATGAATAACAATACACCAAAGCATTTGTTATTGATAGATCCAGAGGGCGTC GTTCGCACAAAGGACCGTGTTTTCGATAGCGTAAGTCATTTAGTTAATCATCATTGTGACAATTTACTACCTATAATATCAGCAGATAGTGTCTTAGTACTTCGCCATCCCATTCCTAGGCAAACGAATTATTGA
- the LOC122633077 gene encoding SHC-transforming protein 1 isoform X1 — MATGGSFISKPARGWLHPDHLVSKEGISYMVKYIGCLEVYTSMKSLDFETRSCVAKECINRVCEAVGLKSADKKRRVDRKVLRAIADKPRMEHAGTNINLTISSSSLSLTNLETGQVIAKHDMPRISFASGGDTDILDFVAYVAKDMHEWRACYVLECEGGLAQDVISTIGQAFEIRFKEFLTKPNSLHPVLNGMREADRDYYNDLPGKVPPDIGPPPVPPLPNAASTLPNLKHHSTQNQITRCNPQNSILHDTCSIDNNRQLQQWTETGNLIDLNADGTTSSFNAVHEHNYMNDSVILANRDNHRENTSLFDVFDMQPFSSAISEMNKLSPRSQKNQLKQEIWFHGSVSRAEAESMLMRDGDFLVRESQGSPGQYVLTGMNNNTPKHLLLIDPEGVVRTKDRVFDSVSHLVNHHCDNLLPIISADSVLVLRHPIPRQTNY, encoded by the exons ATGGCGACGGGTGGTAGTTTTATAAGTAAACCAGCTAGAGGATGGTTACATCCCGATCATTTAGTGAGCAAAGAAGGGATTAGCTATATGGTAAAA TATATAGGATGTCTTGAAGTATATACTTCTATGAAGAGCCTAGATTTTGAAACAAGATCATGTGTTGCTAA GGAATGTATAAATAGAGTTTGTGAAGCAGTTGGATTAAAATCAgctgataaaaaaagaagg gTTGACAGAAAAGTTTTAAGAGCAATAGCTGATAAGCCTCGCATGGAGCATGCAGGTACTAACATCAACTTGACAATTAGCAGTAGTAGTTTGTCTTTAACTAATTTAGAAACTGGACAAGTTATTGCGAAACATGATATGCCACGTATATCTTTTGCTTCTGGTGGTGATAca gatATATTAGATTTTGTTGCATATGTTGCCAAAGATATGCATGAATGGCGTGCGTGTTATGTTCTGGAGTGTGAAGGTGGATTAGCGCAAGACGTTATATCTACAATCGGTCAAGCATTCGAAATAAGATTCAAAGAATTTCTTACTAAACCAAATTCATTACA tcCTGTATTAAATGGTATGAGAGAAGCAGATAGAGATTATTATAACGATCTGCCAGGAAAGGTGCCACCAGATATTGGTCCACCACCAGTGCCACCTTTACCTAATGCAGCATCAACATTACCAAATTTAAAACATCATTCTACACAAAACCAAATAACACGTTGTAATCCACAAAACTCTATATTACATGATACTTGCTCTATTGATAATAACAGACAACTTCAACAATGGACAG AAACTggaaatttaattgatttaaatgCAGATGGAACTACCTCAAGTTTTAATGCAGTGCATGAACACAATTACATGAATGACAGTGTTATACTTGCAAACAGAGACAATCATCGTGAAAACACGTCACTTTTTGATGTTTTCGATATGC aaccaTTCAGTTCTGCTATAtcagaaatgaataaattaagtCCACGTTCGCAGAAAAATCAATTGAAGCAAGAAATATGGTTTCATGGTAGTGTTAGTCGTGCCGAAGCAGAGTCTATGCTCATGAGA GACGGAGATTTTCTAGTACGTGAATCACAAGGATCACCAGGTCAATATGTTCTTACTGGTATGAATAACAATACACCAAAGCATTTGTTATTGATAGATCCAGAGGGCGTC GTTCGCACAAAGGACCGTGTTTTCGATAGCGTAAGTCATTTAGTTAATCATCATTGTGACAATTTACTACCTATAATATCAGCAGATAGTGTCTTAGTACTTCGCCATCCCATTCCTAGGCAAACGAATTATTGA
- the LOC122633086 gene encoding replication factor C subunit 2 isoform X1, translating to MTRDHDTNEIMEVEILPSTSGYNSKNKERSNKSYDLPWIEKYRPQVFSDIVGNEDTIARLSVFAQHGNTPNIIISGPPGVGKTTTILCLARILLGPIFKDAVLELNASNERGIDVVRNKIKMFAQKKVNLTKGKHKIIILDEADSMTDGAQQALRRTMEIYSSTTRFALACNNSEKIIEPIQSRCAMLRYGKLSDAQILAKVIEVCQKENVSYTDDGLESIVFTAQGDMRQALNNLQSTYNGFGHVNGTNVFKVCDEPHPLLVKEMLELCTQGNICKAFTIMQHLWRLGYSAEDIIGNIFRVCKNLPIDEKLKLDMIKEIGITHLGIVNGMNSLLQMNSLLARLCQKAVSK from the exons atgacgCGAGATCACGATACCAATGAAATAATGGAAGTAGAAATTTTGCCATCTACGAGTGgatataattcaaaaaataaagaacgatcCAACAAATCCTATGATTTACCTTG gATTGAGAAGTATCGACCACAAGTATTTTCAGATATTGTTGGCAATGAAGATACTATTGCTCGTTTATCTGTTTTTGCACAACATGGAAATACaccaaatattattattagtggACCACCTGGTGTAGGAAAAACTACAACTATTTTATGTTTGGCACGTATACTTTTAGGTCCAATTTTTAAAGATGCAGTATTAGAATTAAATGCATCTAATGAAAGAGGGATTGACGTTGTTAGAAATAAGATCAAAATGTTTGCACAGaagaaa GTAAATTTAACTAAAGGAAAAcataagataattattttggATGAAGCTGATAGTATGACTGATGGAGCGCAACAAGCTCTTCGTCGTACAATGGAAATATATAGTAGTACAACTAGATTTGCATTGGCATGTAATAACAGTGAGAAGATTATTGAACCGATACAATCACGTTGTGCCATGTTAAGATATGGGAAATTAAGTGATGCACAAATCTTGGCAAAAGTTATAGAAGTTTGTCAGAAAgagaat gTTTCATATACAGATGATGGTTTAGAATCTATAGTATTTACTGCTCAAGGTGATATGAGACAAGCATTAAATAACCTACAATCTACTTACAATGGATTTGGTCATGTAAACGGTACAAATGTTTTTAAAGTATGCGACGAACCACATCCGCTTCTGGTAAAGGAAATGCTTGAATTATGTACACAAGGAAATATTTGTAAAGCTTTTACG ATAATGCAACACTTGTGGAGATTAGGTTATTCTGCAGAAGATATAattggaaatatatttcgagTTTGTAAAAATCTTCCtatagatgaaaaattaaaattggatATGATAAAg gAGATAGGAATAACACACTTAGGAATTGTGAATGGTATGAATAGTTTATTACAAATGAATAGTCTGTTGGCCCGATTATGTCAAAAAGCTGTttcgaaataa
- the LOC122633086 gene encoding replication factor C subunit 2 isoform X2, whose amino-acid sequence MIYLDIVGNEDTIARLSVFAQHGNTPNIIISGPPGVGKTTTILCLARILLGPIFKDAVLELNASNERGIDVVRNKIKMFAQKKVNLTKGKHKIIILDEADSMTDGAQQALRRTMEIYSSTTRFALACNNSEKIIEPIQSRCAMLRYGKLSDAQILAKVIEVCQKENVSYTDDGLESIVFTAQGDMRQALNNLQSTYNGFGHVNGTNVFKVCDEPHPLLVKEMLELCTQGNICKAFTIMQHLWRLGYSAEDIIGNIFRVCKNLPIDEKLKLDMIKEIGITHLGIVNGMNSLLQMNSLLARLCQKAVSK is encoded by the exons ATGATTTACCTTG ATATTGTTGGCAATGAAGATACTATTGCTCGTTTATCTGTTTTTGCACAACATGGAAATACaccaaatattattattagtggACCACCTGGTGTAGGAAAAACTACAACTATTTTATGTTTGGCACGTATACTTTTAGGTCCAATTTTTAAAGATGCAGTATTAGAATTAAATGCATCTAATGAAAGAGGGATTGACGTTGTTAGAAATAAGATCAAAATGTTTGCACAGaagaaa GTAAATTTAACTAAAGGAAAAcataagataattattttggATGAAGCTGATAGTATGACTGATGGAGCGCAACAAGCTCTTCGTCGTACAATGGAAATATATAGTAGTACAACTAGATTTGCATTGGCATGTAATAACAGTGAGAAGATTATTGAACCGATACAATCACGTTGTGCCATGTTAAGATATGGGAAATTAAGTGATGCACAAATCTTGGCAAAAGTTATAGAAGTTTGTCAGAAAgagaat gTTTCATATACAGATGATGGTTTAGAATCTATAGTATTTACTGCTCAAGGTGATATGAGACAAGCATTAAATAACCTACAATCTACTTACAATGGATTTGGTCATGTAAACGGTACAAATGTTTTTAAAGTATGCGACGAACCACATCCGCTTCTGGTAAAGGAAATGCTTGAATTATGTACACAAGGAAATATTTGTAAAGCTTTTACG ATAATGCAACACTTGTGGAGATTAGGTTATTCTGCAGAAGATATAattggaaatatatttcgagTTTGTAAAAATCTTCCtatagatgaaaaattaaaattggatATGATAAAg gAGATAGGAATAACACACTTAGGAATTGTGAATGGTATGAATAGTTTATTACAAATGAATAGTCTGTTGGCCCGATTATGTCAAAAAGCTGTttcgaaataa
- the LOC122633080 gene encoding leucine-rich repeat flightless-interacting protein 2 isoform X1 yields the protein MESTVTGRRRTATRHSAEDQALDQIAKEAEARLAARRQARAEAREIRMRELERQQKEAEENADRVYDMCSDPNRAMRVTPDPVRTSRLLTNSNNFQSSCKSSEDSLEDVGLGRDLRLELKEFEEKFRKAMIANAQLDNEKSSFAYQVDILKDKLEELEEMAAQLRRELREKNRDAEQLKRLGQRLKDDLDLCRTQLLERDTLIQENGLVIVEDEGTDEENDVESGPCHRRRVLVSKESADLLQNAGKGSLDVRLRKFASEKKELEDQIRHLRLELEETKNRIRSERSPGAVLGGLTDSEDIQREANKLLADYKFKLQKAEQDMSTLQATVARLESQVIRYKSAAEASEKAEDELKVEKRKLQREVRESQGRVEELETANSHLQRRLDKLKNAKSALFKDL from the exons ATGGAATCTACTGTAACTGGACGAAGGCGGACTGCCACAAGGCATTCTGCTGAAGATCAAGCTCTTGACCAAATAGCTAAAGAg GCAGAAGCTCGACTAGCTGCAAGGAGACAAGCAAGAGCTGAAGCTAGAGAAATTCGAATGCGTGAATTGGAAAGACAACagaaagaagcagaagaaaatgCTGATAGAGTTTATGACATGTGTTCAG atcctAATAGAGCCATGAGAGTAACTCCAGATCCTGTAAGGACATCACGCTTGCTGactaattctaataattttcaatccaGCTGTAAATCATCAGAAGATTCATTAGAAGATGTAGGACTTGGTAGAGATCTTAGG ttaGAGCTGAAGGAATTTGAAGAGAAATTCAGAAAAGCAATGATAGCTAATGCCCAATTAGACAATGAAAAATCTTCTTTTGCCTATCAAgttgatatattaaaagataaattggaagaattagaagaaatgGCAGCTCAGTTACGTAGAGAACTACGAGAGAAGAATCGAGACGCTGAACAGTTAAAACGACTTGGTCAAAGATTAAAAGATGATTTAGATTTATGCAGAACACAATTGTTAGAAAGGGATACACTAATTCag GAAAATGGACTAGTGATAGTTGAAGATGAAGGAACTGATGAAGAAAATGACGTTGAAAGTGGACCCTGCCATAGAAGAAGAGTATTAGTTAGTAAAGAGTCTGCAGATTTATTGCAGAATGCTGGAAAAGGATCTTTgg aCGTTCGACTGAGAAAGTTCGcttcggagaaaaaagaattagaagatCAAATACGACATTTAAGATTGGAATTAGAAGAAACCAAGAATCGCATAAGATCTGAGAGATCCCCGGGTGCAGTATTAG GTGGCTTAACGGATTCTGAAGATATTCAACGAGAAGCTAATAAGCTTTTAGCCGACTACAAATTCAAGCTGCAAAAAGCGGAACAAGACATGTCTACGTTACAAGCGACGGTAGCTAGATTAGAAAGTCAAGTAATACGCTATAAGTCTGCAGCAGAAGCATCTGAGAAAGCGGAAGATGAACTCAaagttgaaaagagaaaattgcaAAGAGAA gttAGAGAGTCTCAAGGACGCGTTGAAGAACTCGAAACAGCGAACTCGCATTTACAAAGGCGATTAGATAAACTTAAAAATGCTAAATCTGCTCTTTTTAAAGATCtttga
- the LOC122633080 gene encoding leucine-rich repeat flightless-interacting protein 2 isoform X2, translated as MESTVTGRRRTATRHSAEDQALDQIAKEAEARLAARRQARAEAREIRMRELERQQKEAEENADRVYDMCSDPNRAMRVTPDPVRTSRLLTNSNNFQSSCKSSEDSLEDVGLGRDLRLELKEFEEKFRKAMIANAQLDNEKSSFAYQVDILKDKLEELEEMAAQLRRELREKNRDAEQLKRLGQRLKDDLDLCRTQLLERDTLIQENGLVIVEDEGTDEENDVESGPCHRRRVLVSKESADLLQNAGKGSLDVRLRKFASEKKELEDQIRHLRLELEETKNRIRSERSPGGLTDSEDIQREANKLLADYKFKLQKAEQDMSTLQATVARLESQVIRYKSAAEASEKAEDELKVEKRKLQREVRESQGRVEELETANSHLQRRLDKLKNAKSALFKDL; from the exons ATGGAATCTACTGTAACTGGACGAAGGCGGACTGCCACAAGGCATTCTGCTGAAGATCAAGCTCTTGACCAAATAGCTAAAGAg GCAGAAGCTCGACTAGCTGCAAGGAGACAAGCAAGAGCTGAAGCTAGAGAAATTCGAATGCGTGAATTGGAAAGACAACagaaagaagcagaagaaaatgCTGATAGAGTTTATGACATGTGTTCAG atcctAATAGAGCCATGAGAGTAACTCCAGATCCTGTAAGGACATCACGCTTGCTGactaattctaataattttcaatccaGCTGTAAATCATCAGAAGATTCATTAGAAGATGTAGGACTTGGTAGAGATCTTAGG ttaGAGCTGAAGGAATTTGAAGAGAAATTCAGAAAAGCAATGATAGCTAATGCCCAATTAGACAATGAAAAATCTTCTTTTGCCTATCAAgttgatatattaaaagataaattggaagaattagaagaaatgGCAGCTCAGTTACGTAGAGAACTACGAGAGAAGAATCGAGACGCTGAACAGTTAAAACGACTTGGTCAAAGATTAAAAGATGATTTAGATTTATGCAGAACACAATTGTTAGAAAGGGATACACTAATTCag GAAAATGGACTAGTGATAGTTGAAGATGAAGGAACTGATGAAGAAAATGACGTTGAAAGTGGACCCTGCCATAGAAGAAGAGTATTAGTTAGTAAAGAGTCTGCAGATTTATTGCAGAATGCTGGAAAAGGATCTTTgg aCGTTCGACTGAGAAAGTTCGcttcggagaaaaaagaattagaagatCAAATACGACATTTAAGATTGGAATTAGAAGAAACCAAGAATCGCATAAGATCTGAGAGATCCCCGG GTGGCTTAACGGATTCTGAAGATATTCAACGAGAAGCTAATAAGCTTTTAGCCGACTACAAATTCAAGCTGCAAAAAGCGGAACAAGACATGTCTACGTTACAAGCGACGGTAGCTAGATTAGAAAGTCAAGTAATACGCTATAAGTCTGCAGCAGAAGCATCTGAGAAAGCGGAAGATGAACTCAaagttgaaaagagaaaattgcaAAGAGAA gttAGAGAGTCTCAAGGACGCGTTGAAGAACTCGAAACAGCGAACTCGCATTTACAAAGGCGATTAGATAAACTTAAAAATGCTAAATCTGCTCTTTTTAAAGATCtttga
- the LOC122633080 gene encoding leucine-rich repeat flightless-interacting protein 2 isoform X3, producing the protein MRELERQQKEAEENADRVYDMCSDPNRAMRVTPDPVRTSRLLTNSNNFQSSCKSSEDSLEDVGLGRDLRLELKEFEEKFRKAMIANAQLDNEKSSFAYQVDILKDKLEELEEMAAQLRRELREKNRDAEQLKRLGQRLKDDLDLCRTQLLERDTLIQENGLVIVEDEGTDEENDVESGPCHRRRVLVSKESADLLQNAGKGSLDVRLRKFASEKKELEDQIRHLRLELEETKNRIRSERSPGAVLGGLTDSEDIQREANKLLADYKFKLQKAEQDMSTLQATVARLESQVIRYKSAAEASEKAEDELKVEKRKLQREVRESQGRVEELETANSHLQRRLDKLKNAKSALFKDL; encoded by the exons ATGCGTGAATTGGAAAGACAACagaaagaagcagaagaaaatgCTGATAGAGTTTATGACATGTGTTCAG atcctAATAGAGCCATGAGAGTAACTCCAGATCCTGTAAGGACATCACGCTTGCTGactaattctaataattttcaatccaGCTGTAAATCATCAGAAGATTCATTAGAAGATGTAGGACTTGGTAGAGATCTTAGG ttaGAGCTGAAGGAATTTGAAGAGAAATTCAGAAAAGCAATGATAGCTAATGCCCAATTAGACAATGAAAAATCTTCTTTTGCCTATCAAgttgatatattaaaagataaattggaagaattagaagaaatgGCAGCTCAGTTACGTAGAGAACTACGAGAGAAGAATCGAGACGCTGAACAGTTAAAACGACTTGGTCAAAGATTAAAAGATGATTTAGATTTATGCAGAACACAATTGTTAGAAAGGGATACACTAATTCag GAAAATGGACTAGTGATAGTTGAAGATGAAGGAACTGATGAAGAAAATGACGTTGAAAGTGGACCCTGCCATAGAAGAAGAGTATTAGTTAGTAAAGAGTCTGCAGATTTATTGCAGAATGCTGGAAAAGGATCTTTgg aCGTTCGACTGAGAAAGTTCGcttcggagaaaaaagaattagaagatCAAATACGACATTTAAGATTGGAATTAGAAGAAACCAAGAATCGCATAAGATCTGAGAGATCCCCGGGTGCAGTATTAG GTGGCTTAACGGATTCTGAAGATATTCAACGAGAAGCTAATAAGCTTTTAGCCGACTACAAATTCAAGCTGCAAAAAGCGGAACAAGACATGTCTACGTTACAAGCGACGGTAGCTAGATTAGAAAGTCAAGTAATACGCTATAAGTCTGCAGCAGAAGCATCTGAGAAAGCGGAAGATGAACTCAaagttgaaaagagaaaattgcaAAGAGAA gttAGAGAGTCTCAAGGACGCGTTGAAGAACTCGAAACAGCGAACTCGCATTTACAAAGGCGATTAGATAAACTTAAAAATGCTAAATCTGCTCTTTTTAAAGATCtttga
- the LOC122633091 gene encoding UPF0547 protein C16orf87-like translates to MGKTKTISKGCPKCEQQVPVACKACPCGHSFFNARRNSIKSPPSPDNGVMKTRRTNRIKREKPNYYDALEYDKQTKKSSKIRRAADTSSDIDCRQLNKKKKRKGKGKGKNGSSNGLGDDDDEMEGISGLSPEKQLTCSLILQELNNKMRVVAWKPS, encoded by the exons atgggaaaaacaaaaactattAGTAAGGGTTGTCCTAAATGTGAACAACAg gtACCAGTCGCTTGTAAAGCTTGTCCATGTGGACACTCATTTTTTAATGCAAGACGTAATTCCATCAAAAGTCCTCCAAGTCCTGATAATGGAGTTatgaaaacaagaagaacTAACCGTATTAAACGTGAAAAGCCAAATTATTATGATGCTTTAGAATATGATAagcaaacgaagaaaagttctaag ATAAGACGTGCTGCAGATACCTCCAGTGACATAGATTGTcgtcaattaaataaaaagaaaaaaagaaaaggtaaaggGAAAGGTAAAAATGGAAGTAGTAATGGATtgggtgatgatgatgatgaaatgGAAGGAATTAGTGGCTTATCTCCAGAGAAACAGTTAACATGTTCTCTTATTTTACAAGagcttaataataaaatgaggGTAGTGGCATGGAAGCCATCATGA